A single Asterias rubens chromosome 13, eAstRub1.3, whole genome shotgun sequence DNA region contains:
- the LOC117299007 gene encoding putative defense protein 3 yields MYAILLLFLVPAALAYSRGPPVANAGLCSDMIPTDHNGGVSLATDMDNPPYTITTSSDMYYAGGTVTVTIAGMGATMFKGFFIQARRTNLSMDTDEAIGTFSGAPNGTQLLECTVANSAWGHSNSDERTTVEATWNAPMQDEGPIMFKAIIVKGVPNRSHFYMNVTSDVMDFTQTPSTTPSSTASSVTVPLVLMTTIALGLAALLAARRQ; encoded by the exons ATGTACGCCATCTTACTGCTGTTCCTTGTCCCAGCTGCACTGGCTTACAGTAGAGGTCCACCCGTGGCTAATGCTGGGCTGTGTTCAGATATGATTCCGACGGATCACAACGGTGGTGTGAGTCTGGCTACAGACATGGACAACCCGCCGTACACGATCACCACGAGTTCGGATATGTACTATGCCGGTGGTACGGTGACAG TAACCATTGCCGGTATGGGGGCAACTATGTTCAAGGGCTTCTTCATTCAAGCACGCCGTACTAATCTCTCCATGGACACCGATGAAGCAATCGGAACGTTCTCTGGTGCACCAAATGGCACACAGCTACTGGAGTGTACTGTCGCTAAT TCGGCATGGGGCCACTCTAATAGCGACGAGCGGACCACGGTTGAAGCCACCTGGAATGCCCCGATGCAAGACGAAGGACCAATCATGTTCAA GGCCATCATTGTGAAAGGAGTGCCTAACCGGTCCCACTTTTACATGAATGTTACGTCTGATGTGATGGACTTCACCCAAACCC CTAGCACAACACCATCATCAACAG cATCATCCGTTACCGTACCACTTGTGCTGATGACTACCATCGCCTTGGGTCTCGCAGCCCTGCTGGCTGCCCGTCGTCAGTAA